From Pristiophorus japonicus isolate sPriJap1 chromosome 1, sPriJap1.hap1, whole genome shotgun sequence, a single genomic window includes:
- the LOC139261487 gene encoding ATPase inhibitor, mitochondrial-like, with the protein PLLGELGKGAGKGGGGGGSIREAGGAFGARQAALEEKYFREKERDQIEKLKQHHQEEIHHHEEEIQRLQDAVRRHKSQIKKLRKQDDDDD; encoded by the coding sequence CCCCTGCTGGGAGAGCTGGGCAAGGGAGCCGGCAAGGGCGGTGGTGGCGGAGGATCGATTAGAGAAGCTGGAGGAGCATTTGGTGCAAGACAAGCTGCATTGGAGGAGAAATACTTCAGGGAAAAGGAAAGGGATCAGATTGAGAAACTGAAGCAGCACCATCAAGAGGAGATTCATCACCATGAAGAGGAAATCCAGCGTTTACAGGATGCGGTCAGACGCCACAAGAGCCAGATAAAGAAGCTGAGGAAACAAGATGACGATGATGACTAG